A genomic window from Equus caballus isolate H_3958 breed thoroughbred chromosome 5, TB-T2T, whole genome shotgun sequence includes:
- the CRNN gene encoding cornulin, whose translation MPQLLRNINGIIEAFERYARTEGDCAVLSRGELKRLLEHEFADVIVKPHDPATVDEVLRLLDEDDTGTVEFKEFLVLVFKVAQACFKTLSESPEGACGSQESGSHPSGASQELGEGRRSSTEVGRVGKGQRHEGSSGGQSEQASRGQGGTGTQTQGQDISSTQVSDHDKQSESQRQQRESQQTQSRGHVEQPQRVGEDNGPQTRELGSERQSQTREQDRAHQTSETMSGTITQTQTGATQTMEQERSHQTGSTGTQPQESMYGQTRRTETHSQDRSQTSQVVTGGHIQTQAGVTQTVEQDRSCQTGSTGTQPQESICGQTRGTETHSQDRSQTSQVVTGHIQRQAGSHTQTVEQDRSQQTGSTGTQPRESTYGQTRGTETHSQDRSQTSQVVTRGHIQTQAGATQTVEQDRSHQTGSTSTQPQESTYGQTRGAEIHTQHRSQTSQVVTRGHIQTQARSHTQTVEQDRSHQTGSTSTQPQESTCGQTRGTETHSQDRSQTSQVVTGHIQTQAGSHTQTVEQDRSHQTGSTGTQPRESTYGQTRGTEIHTQDRSQTSQVETGGHTQTQAGSHTQTVEQDRNQTSSHIGSREQGQTQTQSGSGQRRTQVSNYEAGETVLGGQAQTGASTHSSCSVTGGQREREPTVVNQEWVDDQTRTIVIQRQDQGSVHTSVPSAQGQEAAQPEGKRGITARGLYSYFKTTKP comes from the exons ATGCCTCAGTTACTGCGAAACATTAACGGGATCATCGAAGCCTTCGAACGCTACGCCAGGACGGAGGGCGACTGCGCGGTTCTCAGCCGGGGCGAGCTGAAAAGGCTCTTGGAGCATGAGTTTGCTGACGTCATCGTG AAACCCCACGATCCGGCCACTGTGGACGAAGTCCTGCGCCTGCTGGACGAAGATGACACGGGGACTGTGGAATTCAAGGAGTTCCTGGTCTTGGTGTTTAAAGTCGCCCAGGCCTGTTTCAAGACACTGAGTGAGAGTCCTGAGGGGGCGTGTGGATCTCAAGAGTCTGGAAGCCACCCCTCTGGGGCCTCACAAGAGCTGGGGGAAGGACGGAGAAGCAGCACTGAAGTGGGAAGGGTTGGGAAAGGACAGCGTCATGAGGGGAGCAGTGGTGGACAGAGTGAGCAGGCTTCCAGAGGGCAGGGTGGGACTGGGACTCAGACTCAGGGTCAGGACATCAGCTCTACTCAGGTCAGTGACCATGACAAGCAGTCTGAGTCCCAGCGACAGCAGAGAGAGAGCCAGCAGACACAAAGCAGGGGGCATGTAGAGCAGCCCCAGAGAGTAGGGGAAGACAACGGTCCTCAGACAAGAGAGCTGGGGTCAGAGAGACAGTCGCAGACCAGGGAACAGGACAGAGCCCACCAGACAAGTGAGACCATGAGTGGAACCATAACTCAGACCCAGACAGGTGCCACCCAGACCATGGAGCAGGAAAGGAGCCATCAGACAGGAAGCACTGGCACCCAGCCCCAGGAGTCCATGTATGGCCAGACCAGAAGAACTGAGACCCACAGTCAAGACAGGAGCCAGACCAGCCAGGTAGTGACAGGGGGACATATTCAGACACAGGCAGGTGTCACCCAGACTGTGGAGCAGGACAGGAGCTGTCAGACAGGAAGCACAGGCACCCAGCCCCAGGAGTCCATCTGTGGCCAGACCAGAGGAACTGAGACCCACAGTCAAGACAGGAGCCAGACGAGCCAAGTGGTGACAGGACACATTCAGAGACAGGCGGGGTCACACACACAGACTGTGGAGCAGGACAGGAGCCAACAGACAGGAAGCACTGGCACCCAGCCCCGGGAGTCCACGTATGGCCAGACTAGAGGAACGGAGACCCACAGTCAAGACAGGAGCCAGACAAGCCAGGTAGTGACAAGAGGACACATTCAGACACAGGCAGGTGCCACCCAGACTGTGGAGCAGGACAGGAGCCATCAGACAGGAAGCACCAGCACCCAGCCACAGGAGTCCACATATGGCCAGACCAGAGGGGCTGAGATCCACACTCAACATAGGAGCCAGACAAGTCAGGTAGTGACAAGAGGACACATTCAGACGCAGGCAAGGTCACACACCCAGACTGTGGAGCAGGACAGGAGCCATCAGACGGGAAGCACCAGCACCCAGCCACAGGAGTCCACCTGTGGCCAGACCAGAGGAACTGAGACCCACAGTCAAGACAGGAGCCAGACGAGCCAAGTGGTGACAGGACACATTCAGACACAGGCAGGGTCACACACACAGACTGTGGAGCAGGACAGGAGCCATCAGACGGGAAGTACTGGCACCCAGCCCAGGGAGTCCACATATGGCCAGACCAGGGGGACTGAAATCCACACTCAAGACAGGAGCCAGACAAGCCAGGTAGAGACAGGGGGACACACTCAGACACAGGCAGGGTCACACACCCAGACTGTGGAGCAGGACAGAAACCAAACTTCAAGCCATATAGGGTCTAGAGAACAGGGACAGACCCAGACACAGTCAGGCAGTGGTCAAAGAAGGACACAAGTGAGCAACTATGAGGCAGGAGAGACAGTGCTGGGAGGACAGGCCCAGACTGGGGCAAGCACTCACTCAAGCTGCAGTGTgacaggagggcagagagagagagagcccacAGTAGTTAACCAGGAGTGGGTTGATGACCAGACAAGGACGATAGTGATCCAAAGGCAGGACCAGGGGAGCGTGCACACAAGCGTGCCTTCAGCACAGGGCCAGGAGGCAGCCCAGCCAGAAGGGAAGCGAGGTATCACAGCCAGGGGGCTGTATTCCTACTTCAAAACCACCAAGCCATGA